From Brucella pseudogrignonensis, a single genomic window includes:
- a CDS encoding ABC transporter permease → MSQIAFWGAVELGLVFSFVAIGVYLAFRVLDFPDLTVDGSFPLGAAVTGVLILAGWNPWLSAGVAMIAGSIAGLVTATLNVRFKILNLLASILTMIALFSVNLRIMGRPNIALINQDTMLSPFFGHGIPEYYVRPAFLFVLVAITVFLVWRFLESDMGLAMRATGANPKMARAQGVRTDRQIYLGMALSNALVALGGSLFAQTNGFADVTSGVGTIVVGLAAVIIGETLLRSRLILVILIGCVLGSIIYRIAIQLALSNGSIVGLQASDLNIATALLVTFALILPRLRRGGASS, encoded by the coding sequence GTGAGTCAGATCGCCTTCTGGGGTGCGGTCGAATTGGGCCTCGTCTTCTCTTTTGTTGCTATCGGCGTCTATCTGGCTTTCCGCGTGCTTGATTTTCCCGATCTGACCGTGGATGGCTCGTTTCCGCTCGGTGCAGCTGTAACCGGCGTTCTGATCCTTGCTGGCTGGAACCCTTGGCTGTCTGCCGGTGTTGCAATGATTGCGGGATCGATTGCCGGTCTTGTGACTGCAACGCTGAATGTGCGCTTCAAGATTCTCAACCTTCTGGCATCCATTCTGACGATGATTGCGCTGTTCTCGGTCAATCTGCGTATTATGGGACGCCCGAATATCGCGCTGATCAATCAGGATACCATGCTGTCGCCATTCTTCGGTCATGGCATTCCTGAATATTACGTGCGCCCGGCTTTCCTTTTCGTGCTGGTGGCAATCACGGTTTTCCTCGTCTGGCGCTTCCTTGAAAGCGACATGGGCCTTGCCATGCGGGCAACCGGTGCCAACCCGAAAATGGCGCGTGCGCAAGGCGTACGCACTGACCGACAGATCTATCTCGGCATGGCGCTCTCGAACGCGCTGGTGGCGCTTGGTGGCTCGCTTTTTGCCCAGACAAACGGCTTTGCGGACGTAACCTCTGGCGTTGGTACAATCGTGGTTGGTCTTGCTGCCGTAATCATCGGTGAAACATTGCTGCGTTCGCGTCTGATTCTCGTGATCCTGATCGGCTGTGTGCTTGGCTCGATTATCTATCGTATCGCTATTCAGCTTGCGCTTTCCAATGGCAGCATTGTGGGCCTTCAGGCTTCCGATCTTAACATTGCAACGGCACTTCTCGTTACCTTCGCACTGATATTGCCACGCCTTCGCCGTGGAGGAGCATCATCATGA
- a CDS encoding ParA family protein, translating to MSKRSRIITIANQKGGVGKTTTAINLATALAAIGETVLIVDLDPQGNASTGLGIDRLNRPLSSYDVLTQAASANEAAMQSDVPNLYIVPSTLDLLGLEMEIAQAPDRTRRLRDALRFDSTVAEKFSYILVDCPPSLNLLTLNAMAAADSVMVPLQCEFFALEGLSQLLQTVDQVRSSINSELTIQGIVLTMFDSRNNLASQVVDDVREFMGEKVYRTVIPRNVRVSEAPSHGKPAILYDLKCAGSQAYLQLASEVIQRERQLKAA from the coding sequence ATGAGCAAAAGATCCCGGATCATAACCATTGCAAATCAGAAGGGCGGCGTTGGCAAAACCACGACCGCTATTAACCTCGCGACAGCGCTGGCCGCCATTGGCGAGACGGTGCTGATTGTTGACCTTGACCCGCAGGGCAATGCCAGCACGGGGCTTGGTATAGATCGGCTGAACCGTCCTTTGTCATCCTATGATGTGCTGACACAGGCTGCGTCCGCAAATGAAGCCGCCATGCAGAGCGATGTTCCGAACCTTTATATTGTGCCGTCGACGCTCGATCTTCTCGGTCTCGAGATGGAGATTGCTCAGGCCCCGGATCGCACCCGTCGTTTGCGCGATGCATTGCGTTTTGATTCGACTGTTGCGGAAAAGTTTTCTTATATCCTCGTCGATTGCCCACCGTCGCTGAATCTCTTGACGCTGAATGCTATGGCTGCAGCCGATTCCGTGATGGTGCCTTTGCAATGCGAGTTTTTTGCGCTTGAAGGTCTAAGCCAACTCCTGCAAACAGTCGATCAGGTGCGTTCGAGCATCAATTCCGAGCTGACAATTCAGGGAATTGTCCTGACAATGTTCGATAGCCGTAACAATCTTGCATCGCAGGTCGTTGACGATGTGCGCGAATTTATGGGCGAAAAGGTTTATCGCACAGTCATTCCGCGCAATGTGCGGGTGTCGGAAGCACCATCGCATGGAAAGCCTGCTATTCTCTATGATTTGAAATGCGCGGGCAGTCAGGCCTATCTGCAACTGGCATCCGAAGTTATTCAACGTGAGCGGCAGCTTAAAGCCGCATAA
- a CDS encoding ABC transporter substrate-binding protein, giving the protein MRSMLLALLAATALATSAQAKDVTVAVTAIVEHPALDAARDGVKDALAAAGFKEGENLTFIYQSAQGNPATAAQIARQFVGDGPDVIVPISTPSAQAVVSATRDIPIVFTAVSDPVGAQLVKDMAKPGGNVTGLSDMSPVVEHIKLIKEVMPNIKKLGYLYNSGETNSVSLLEALKAAAAAEDIEIVESAATKSAEVQGAARALVGRADAMYVPTDNTIVSALESAVGVAEESKLPLFTADTDSVKRGALAALGFNYYDVGKQTGEKVVAILNGEKPGDIPVEIAKGTDLVINLGAAKKMGVELPQAVIDRATSKID; this is encoded by the coding sequence ATGCGTTCTATGCTTCTGGCCTTGCTGGCCGCAACAGCGCTTGCCACATCGGCTCAGGCCAAAGATGTGACCGTTGCTGTCACCGCTATCGTGGAACATCCGGCACTTGATGCTGCGCGTGATGGCGTTAAGGATGCGCTGGCTGCGGCTGGCTTCAAAGAAGGTGAAAATCTTACCTTCATCTATCAGTCAGCACAGGGCAATCCGGCAACCGCCGCACAGATCGCGCGTCAGTTTGTTGGTGATGGCCCGGACGTAATTGTTCCAATTTCCACACCATCAGCGCAGGCCGTTGTTTCCGCAACGCGGGATATTCCGATTGTCTTCACTGCGGTTTCCGATCCGGTTGGCGCGCAGCTCGTCAAGGACATGGCAAAGCCGGGCGGCAACGTCACTGGCCTTTCCGACATGTCGCCGGTTGTTGAGCATATCAAGCTCATCAAGGAAGTGATGCCGAACATCAAGAAGCTCGGTTATCTCTACAATTCCGGCGAAACCAATTCTGTTTCGCTGCTGGAAGCACTGAAGGCTGCGGCTGCGGCTGAAGACATCGAAATCGTTGAATCGGCCGCCACCAAGTCGGCAGAAGTTCAGGGCGCAGCGCGTGCGCTCGTTGGTCGTGCGGATGCGATGTATGTTCCAACCGACAACACCATTGTTTCGGCTCTTGAAAGCGCCGTCGGTGTTGCCGAAGAAAGCAAGTTGCCGCTCTTCACCGCTGATACGGACTCTGTGAAGCGCGGTGCGCTGGCTGCTCTTGGCTTCAACTATTACGATGTCGGCAAGCAGACCGGTGAAAAGGTCGTGGCCATTCTTAACGGCGAAAAGCCGGGCGATATTCCGGTTGAAATCGCCAAGGGTACAGATCTCGTCATCAATCTTGGTGCAGCCAAGAAGATGGGCGTTGAGCTCCCGCAGGCTGTGATCGACCGCGCCACCAGCAAGATCGACTGA
- a CDS encoding FAD-dependent oxidoreductase yields the protein MPAICILPADDNTNGWSKILSARTPNVSLKGDIKADWIVLGAGYAGVAAARRLAENRPNDQIALIDAQEVGKGTSGRAAGFAIDLPHNVSSSMEELAKSHSYRALARAAIDHLKQQIDQHGIDCDWRQDGKFHAAVSDQGMREVLEPTVKELERLKEPFDWLEGDALTQRLGTSHFKAAIFTYGTSLLNPAALVRGLADSLPDNVTLYENSAVTKIDYGERILITTAHGSVQAPAMILTVNGFGEQFGFFRRKLLNFAAHASLSRTLTDAEYKAIGEVAPWGLTPANSFAGITMRLTSDRRILVRQNVHFCPSLRQSDTRRETIKREHKCLFDARFPMLAGVDMEHTWTGFICLSRNGAPGFGQIAKNVFTSLCQNGVGITKGTIGGILAADMACDIDNPLIDDMLKLGSPTELPPRPFLDIGVRARFAWELWRARGEV from the coding sequence ATGCCCGCAATTTGCATTCTTCCAGCCGATGATAACACCAATGGCTGGAGCAAAATCCTCAGCGCTCGCACCCCGAATGTATCGCTGAAAGGCGACATCAAGGCTGATTGGATCGTGCTTGGTGCGGGTTATGCGGGTGTGGCTGCGGCGCGACGGCTCGCGGAGAACCGCCCCAATGATCAAATCGCGCTGATCGATGCGCAAGAGGTCGGCAAAGGCACATCAGGCCGTGCAGCGGGCTTTGCGATTGATCTGCCACATAATGTCAGCTCATCGATGGAAGAACTGGCAAAGTCCCACAGCTACCGCGCATTGGCGCGTGCGGCCATTGATCATCTCAAACAGCAAATCGATCAGCATGGAATCGACTGCGACTGGCGACAGGACGGCAAGTTTCACGCAGCCGTCTCCGATCAGGGGATGCGTGAAGTTTTGGAGCCGACGGTTAAAGAACTCGAACGTCTCAAAGAACCGTTTGACTGGCTGGAAGGCGATGCGCTCACCCAAAGGCTTGGCACAAGTCATTTCAAGGCAGCGATTTTCACGTATGGCACATCGCTGTTAAACCCGGCTGCTCTGGTGCGCGGCCTTGCCGATAGCCTGCCAGACAATGTGACGCTTTATGAAAACTCCGCTGTCACCAAAATCGATTATGGCGAGCGTATCCTGATCACCACTGCGCATGGCAGCGTTCAGGCACCGGCAATGATCCTGACCGTCAATGGGTTTGGGGAACAATTCGGCTTCTTCAGACGAAAACTGCTGAATTTCGCCGCGCATGCGAGCCTCAGCCGCACGCTGACCGATGCTGAATACAAAGCCATCGGCGAAGTTGCACCATGGGGTCTCACGCCTGCCAATTCCTTTGCTGGCATCACCATGCGTCTGACATCGGACCGGCGCATATTGGTTCGGCAGAATGTACACTTTTGCCCGTCGCTTCGTCAGTCAGATACGCGCCGTGAAACCATCAAGCGGGAACACAAATGCCTGTTTGATGCGCGTTTCCCGATGCTGGCTGGTGTCGATATGGAACATACATGGACAGGCTTTATCTGCCTGTCACGCAATGGCGCACCGGGTTTTGGGCAGATTGCAAAGAATGTTTTTACATCGCTGTGCCAGAATGGTGTCGGCATCACCAAGGGAACTATCGGTGGCATTCTCGCAGCCGACATGGCCTGTGACATCGACAATCCACTGATTGATGACATGTTGAAACTTGGATCCCCGACCGAACTTCCGCCACGGCCTTTCCTTGATATTGGCGTGCGTGCGCGTTTCGCATGGGAGTTGTGGCGCGCGCGCGGAGAAGTGTAA
- a CDS encoding ABC transporter ATP-binding protein — translation MIEVSNLDVIFGRGTPLEKQVLNKINLTMEQGSFVTVIGSNGAGKSTMLGVLAGDVIPTAGKVVISGQDVTRKSTAERAGLVARVFQDPLAGSCGTLTIEENLALAASRGTRRGLTHALNSKRREWFRERVASLNLGLENRMQDRMELLSGGQRQALSLIMATLAGSEVLLLDEHTAALDPGMAEFVMELTRTLITENKLTALMVTHSMRQALDYGDRTIMLHGGKILLDVTGDKRKTLSVEDLIEMFRKVRGQTLDDDALLIE, via the coding sequence ATGATCGAAGTCTCCAATCTAGACGTTATCTTCGGTCGTGGAACACCGCTTGAAAAGCAGGTGCTCAACAAGATCAACCTGACGATGGAACAGGGTTCGTTCGTTACTGTGATTGGTTCCAACGGTGCTGGCAAATCGACTATGCTCGGCGTGCTGGCAGGTGATGTTATCCCGACCGCTGGCAAGGTGGTGATCAGCGGGCAGGACGTGACCCGCAAATCAACCGCAGAGCGGGCCGGTCTTGTGGCCCGCGTGTTTCAGGATCCGCTTGCTGGCAGCTGTGGAACACTGACGATTGAGGAAAATCTGGCGCTGGCTGCATCGCGTGGAACACGCCGTGGCCTGACCCATGCGCTCAATTCCAAGCGCCGTGAGTGGTTCCGCGAACGCGTGGCAAGCCTCAATCTTGGCCTCGAAAACCGCATGCAGGATCGCATGGAGCTTCTCTCCGGCGGTCAGCGTCAGGCACTTTCGCTGATTATGGCGACCCTTGCTGGTTCAGAAGTGCTGCTGCTTGATGAACATACCGCAGCACTTGATCCGGGCATGGCAGAATTTGTCATGGAACTGACCCGTACGCTGATTACTGAGAACAAGCTTACAGCGCTCATGGTCACGCATTCCATGCGTCAGGCGCTTGATTATGGCGACCGCACGATCATGTTGCATGGCGGCAAGATCCTGCTTGATGTGACGGGCGACAAGCGCAAGACGCTCAGCGTTGAAGACCTCATCGAAATGTTCCGCAAGGTGCGTGGACAGACGCTTGATGATGATGCTTTGCTGATCGAATAG
- a CDS encoding ParB/RepB/Spo0J family partition protein, which produces MNDDPSKKRLGRGLAALIGEIDRPVEERKVPISSERNVPIEFVTRNPRNPRRMFSEVELEDLAQSIKEHGVVQPIVVRPAPGEPERFELIAGERRWRASQRAGVDTIPVIIRDVDDRVALEIAIVENVQRADLNAVEEALGYQQLIDNHDYTQNDLAQVIGKSRSHVANTLRLLKLPQRVQDFISDGALSAGHARSLITMEDPTALAERVVKEGLSVRQVEALSQARNGAEPKANKSAPVEKDADTKALEKLLSDVTGMKVEINHRERGGEVKVRYSSLEQLDEICRRLQS; this is translated from the coding sequence ATGAACGATGATCCTTCAAAAAAGCGCCTTGGCCGCGGCTTGGCTGCCCTGATTGGTGAAATCGATCGCCCGGTGGAAGAGCGCAAAGTGCCTATTTCCAGTGAACGTAATGTTCCTATCGAGTTCGTAACGCGTAATCCACGCAATCCGCGGCGTATGTTCTCGGAAGTCGAACTGGAAGATTTGGCACAGTCGATCAAGGAACATGGTGTCGTTCAGCCGATTGTGGTTCGCCCGGCACCAGGTGAACCGGAACGGTTCGAGCTGATTGCGGGTGAACGGCGCTGGCGTGCGTCGCAGCGCGCAGGTGTCGATACGATTCCTGTCATCATCCGCGATGTGGATGATCGTGTGGCGCTTGAAATTGCTATCGTTGAAAACGTTCAACGTGCAGACCTTAACGCAGTTGAAGAAGCGTTGGGATATCAACAGCTTATCGATAATCATGACTATACGCAAAATGATCTCGCACAGGTCATCGGCAAGAGCCGAAGCCATGTTGCCAATACGCTGCGTCTCCTGAAATTGCCACAGCGCGTGCAGGACTTTATCTCGGATGGCGCTCTTTCAGCTGGTCATGCACGTAGCTTGATCACCATGGAAGATCCAACTGCGTTGGCGGAACGTGTGGTCAAAGAAGGCTTGTCCGTGCGTCAGGTTGAAGCCCTGTCGCAGGCACGCAATGGTGCAGAGCCGAAGGCTAACAAGAGTGCGCCGGTCGAGAAAGACGCTGATACTAAGGCACTTGAAAAGCTGCTTTCTGATGTCACTGGCATGAAGGTGGAGATCAATCATCGCGAGCGCGGTGGCGAAGTGAAGGTGCGCTACAGCTCGCTTGAGCAGCTTGATGAGATTTGCCGTCGCTTGCAGAGCTGA
- a CDS encoding LLM class flavin-dependent oxidoreductase yields MKKIGFLSFGHWSPSPQSGTRSAGDALLQSIDLAVAAEELGADGAYFRVHHFARQLASPFPLLAAVGAKTSKIEIGTAVIDMRYENPLYMVEDAGAADLISQGRLQLGLSRGSPEQVIDGWRYFGYAPEEGASDADMGRKHGEVFFEALKGQGFGQPNPRPMFPNPPGLLRLEPHSEGLRDRIWWGAGSNATARWAAKLGMNLQSSTLKDDETGEPFHVQQAAQIRAYREAWKEAGHTRTPRVSVSRSIFALVDDRDRAYFGGGSKEQDSIGYIDENTRAIFGRSYAAEPDALIKELAQDEAIAEADTLLLTVPNQLGVEYNAHVIEAILKHVAPALGWR; encoded by the coding sequence ATGAAAAAGATAGGTTTTCTTTCATTCGGTCATTGGTCGCCTTCGCCACAATCGGGCACCCGCTCGGCAGGTGACGCTTTGTTGCAGTCAATTGATCTGGCCGTTGCAGCCGAAGAACTTGGCGCAGACGGCGCTTATTTCCGTGTGCATCATTTTGCCCGCCAGCTTGCGTCACCCTTCCCGCTGCTTGCAGCCGTGGGTGCGAAAACCAGCAAGATCGAGATCGGCACGGCCGTCATCGACATGCGCTATGAAAACCCGCTTTACATGGTGGAAGATGCGGGTGCTGCTGATCTTATCTCGCAAGGCCGCCTTCAGCTTGGTCTGAGCCGTGGCTCACCCGAACAGGTGATCGATGGTTGGCGCTATTTCGGTTATGCACCGGAGGAAGGCGCAAGCGATGCCGATATGGGCCGCAAACATGGCGAGGTTTTCTTTGAGGCACTCAAAGGACAAGGATTTGGCCAGCCAAATCCGCGCCCGATGTTCCCAAACCCTCCCGGTCTGTTGCGTCTCGAACCGCATTCGGAAGGTCTGCGCGACCGTATCTGGTGGGGTGCAGGCTCCAATGCGACGGCACGCTGGGCCGCAAAGCTTGGTATGAATTTGCAAAGCTCCACGCTCAAAGATGATGAAACGGGCGAGCCATTTCATGTCCAGCAGGCCGCGCAAATTCGTGCTTATCGTGAAGCCTGGAAAGAGGCTGGACATACGAGAACGCCACGCGTTTCAGTTAGCCGCAGCATTTTTGCGCTCGTTGATGATCGCGACCGCGCTTATTTTGGTGGCGGCAGCAAGGAGCAGGATTCCATCGGCTATATCGATGAGAATACGCGCGCTATTTTTGGTCGCTCCTACGCGGCTGAACCGGATGCGCTAATCAAAGAACTCGCTCAGGATGAAGCGATTGCTGAAGCCGATACGCTATTGCTGACCGTCCCAAACCAGCTCGGCGTCGAATACAATGCGCACGTGATCGAAGCGATCCTCAAGCATGTGGCACCAGCGCTCGGCTGGCGCTGA